Part of the Engystomops pustulosus chromosome 4, aEngPut4.maternal, whole genome shotgun sequence genome is shown below.
GTATTACCTGGACCTGAAGGAGAACCAGCGCGGCCGCTTCCTGCGCATCCGCCAGACCATCAACCGCGGGCCGGGCTTCAGCGGAGGCGCCGGCGGGGGAGCCGGCCTGCAGAGCGGACAGACCATCGCGCTCCCCGCCCAGGGCCTCATCGAGTTCCGCGACGCCCTGGCCAAGCTCATAGACGACTACGGCGGGGAGGACGACGAGCTGGGCGTGGGGCTGGGCCCCGGAGGAGGAGGCGGTGGAGCGGCCGGGGGCCTGTACGGGGAGCTGCCCGAGGGCACGTCCATCACCGTGGACTCCAAGCGCTTCTTCTTCGATGTGGGCTGCAACAAGTACGGCGTGTTCCTACGGGTGAGCGAGGTGAAGCCCAGCTACCGCAACTCCATCACCGTGCCCCTCAAGGCCTGGGGGAAGTTCGGCGGCGCCTTCTGCCGCTACGCCGAGGAGAtgaaggagatccaggagaggcagCGAGATAAGCTCTACGACCGCCGGGGGCCCGGGGAGAGAGGCGGCGGCCTGGGCTCCGGGGGAGGCGGAGATGACTCCGAGACAGAAGATGTGGACGACGACTGAACTACGCACAGACACCGAGGAAGGCAGAGGAGaaaggggggagggagggcggCAATACAACCCTACACCCCCaggagaactacaactcccagcatgcccctgcTTAACTTCCCATAGCAGCCTATTACACATCAGCTGTTCTGTGATTGGTAGCTGTGGGGTAGCTTTTGCCACTCATTGCCCAGCTTTCATTTGCCATTCCCTgtttgaaaaatgaaagctgtgccctGATTGGTTGTTATAGGCAGCAGAATCCACtcacagcccagctttcatttgCAATTACACtcttgaaaaatgaaagctgtgctgtgattagaTTCTCTATGCAGGAGCAACCATTCACAGTCCAGCTTAAATCTGTCATTCTCCTCTTCGAAAATGTACGCTgtactgtgattggttgttatggtttTTTCTCTTTTAAGACTGCTTTTAAACCTATAGGACCCCTTTGTctggctgggacttgtagtcctactGGGATTTGGTAGATATTACACCAGAAGTCATTCTCTCATCACACACACGAACCATGGCAGGTTACGCATGAATGCAACGTGCAATGGATTAATATCTCCCGacctaaggggttaaatctcgTTTGGCTTTAGATCAGTGCTCCATGTCTATAGAAGTATATgtacccccctccctctacatTTCCACCATGTATAATGTGGGCAGTGGTGCCAGTCCTCAGTCATCATACCAACTACTGCTGGGTGATGATTGCGGACTGGAGGA
Proteins encoded:
- the PURB gene encoding transcriptional regulator protein Pur-beta; amino-acid sequence: MADGDSGSERGGSSGGGGGPGGFQQHMSREQETQELASKRLDIQNKRFYLDVKQNAKGRFIKIAEVGAGGSKSRLTLSMAVAAEFRDYLGDFIEHYAQLGPSSPEQIAQSSGDDGSGAGGPRRALKSEFLVRENRKYYLDLKENQRGRFLRIRQTINRGPGFSGGAGGGAGLQSGQTIALPAQGLIEFRDALAKLIDDYGGEDDELGVGLGPGGGGGGAAGGLYGELPEGTSITVDSKRFFFDVGCNKYGVFLRVSEVKPSYRNSITVPLKAWGKFGGAFCRYAEEMKEIQERQRDKLYDRRGPGERGGGLGSGGGGDDSETEDVDDD